A single genomic interval of Pyruvatibacter sp. HU-CL02332 harbors:
- a CDS encoding FkbM family methyltransferase produces the protein MRTRYTTRQGFILTDIISRKLGVDERFTILDGGAREALSDPRWQVFDPSRVRLFGFEPDAAEVENLNKEAADRGLDYQYFPGALWGTQTEVTFYENKSPGGGSCFPQNTDLTDRWKFQNQQDAFMSTDIFYPTGTEQWQTTTLDDWAEKRGGADIDFMKVNVQGAELEILRGGETLLPNVIGIMAEISFVESYKDRPFFSDIDSYLRAAGFEFFDMIGLHYMGRSASDVTASHLPGLYPLWGQLIEAHGVYFRDPIRCEQKGEDMSAFTLEKVLKLVSFAEVFGQVEYAFELLGWLEKHLQGKGSDKEAADIAELSANGRHLYMSLLN, from the coding sequence ATGCGGACCCGCTACACCACCCGTCAGGGCTTTATTCTGACCGATATTATTTCCAGAAAACTTGGTGTTGATGAGCGTTTCACTATTCTTGACGGGGGTGCTCGCGAGGCTTTGTCGGACCCCCGATGGCAGGTTTTTGACCCAAGTCGGGTTCGCCTCTTTGGGTTTGAGCCTGATGCCGCAGAAGTGGAAAACCTCAATAAGGAAGCGGCTGACCGCGGGTTGGATTATCAGTATTTCCCCGGAGCCTTGTGGGGCACACAGACGGAAGTGACATTCTATGAAAACAAGAGTCCGGGCGGCGGATCCTGTTTTCCCCAGAATACGGATTTGACTGACCGCTGGAAATTCCAGAACCAGCAGGACGCTTTCATGTCGACCGATATCTTTTATCCAACCGGCACTGAGCAGTGGCAGACGACAACGCTTGACGATTGGGCTGAAAAGCGTGGAGGCGCGGACATTGATTTCATGAAGGTCAATGTTCAGGGTGCTGAACTAGAGATCCTTCGAGGTGGCGAAACACTTCTGCCCAACGTGATTGGGATCATGGCAGAAATTTCCTTTGTGGAGTCTTACAAAGACCGCCCCTTCTTCAGCGACATTGATAGCTATCTTCGAGCCGCAGGCTTTGAGTTTTTTGACATGATTGGCCTGCACTACATGGGACGAAGCGCTTCAGATGTGACAGCATCGCATTTGCCGGGTCTATATCCGCTTTGGGGCCAATTGATAGAGGCACATGGCGTTTACTTCCGCGACCCCATTCGATGCGAACAGAAGGGTGAAGACATGTCGGCTTTCACCTTGGAAAAGGTGCTGAAGCTTGTTTCGTTTGCCGAGGTGTTCGGCCAGGTCGAGTATGCCTTTGAGTTGCTGGGTTGGCTTGAAAAGCATTTGCAGGGCAAAGGAAGTGACAAAGAGGCTGCTGATATTGCTGAACTGTCAGCGAATGGCCGGCATCTCTACATGTCGCTGCTCAACTAG
- a CDS encoding sporadic carbohydrate cluster 2OG-Fe(II) oxygenase yields MALQTSFMSEDEQDIASEFLEQGYVIRPVDDKAGLDALRLGIVEIACEHLGIDVPNDIDHFLNNFQDHVSIENLNDLRLNTYRKMNAKEWFRPTYYAAGKSKLAALVGNELAMQNRVNLSIQLPDDDSSLLPIHADSFGGETPYQVVQWLPLVDCYKTKTMFILPRPVTERVYADFKKYEGQGLDALYEDVKDELVWLDVPYGSVLIFSPNNLHGGVINVERETRWSMNCRFTGLFTPYRGAEKKLGSYYLPITTRAVTKTGMQYREPSGFQE; encoded by the coding sequence ATGGCACTTCAAACTTCCTTCATGTCGGAAGACGAACAGGACATTGCTTCTGAATTCCTTGAGCAGGGCTATGTCATCCGCCCTGTTGACGACAAGGCAGGCCTGGACGCCCTGCGTCTGGGTATCGTCGAAATCGCCTGCGAGCATCTGGGTATCGACGTCCCCAATGACATCGACCACTTCCTGAACAATTTTCAGGACCACGTCTCGATCGAAAATCTTAACGATCTGCGCCTCAACACCTACCGCAAGATGAATGCGAAAGAGTGGTTCCGGCCCACCTACTACGCTGCGGGCAAATCCAAGCTGGCAGCATTGGTCGGCAATGAGCTGGCCATGCAGAACCGGGTGAACCTCTCGATTCAGCTTCCTGATGACGACAGTTCGCTGCTGCCCATTCATGCGGACTCCTTCGGCGGCGAGACGCCCTATCAGGTCGTACAGTGGCTACCGCTTGTGGATTGCTACAAGACCAAGACCATGTTCATCCTGCCGCGCCCGGTAACGGAGCGCGTCTATGCTGATTTCAAGAAGTACGAAGGCCAGGGCCTGGATGCTTTGTATGAAGACGTAAAAGACGAACTCGTCTGGCTCGATGTGCCCTATGGCAGTGTTCTGATCTTTTCGCCCAACAATTTGCACGGCGGCGTCATCAACGTGGAACGTGAAACCCGCTGGTCCATGAACTGCCGCTTCACCGGTCTGTTCACGCCCTATCGGGGCGCTGAGAAGAAGCTTGGCTCTTACTACCTGCCCATCACCACACGCGCTGTGACCAAGACGGGCATGCAGTACCGTGAGCCATCAGGCTTTCAGGAATAG
- a CDS encoding LIC12192 family sporadic carbohydrate cluster protein, whose amino-acid sequence MTNRHGYRGYVTNRSFGGLQMPVPVQALVMRDYCQRNGLTYKLHINENIFPHSYIVLEGLPDELNIYEGILATSMFMMPARAERRRRIYERILEAEGSLHFVLEDLVIRTEADIEPVEEILMVTQLLGESPSPDQAGAAA is encoded by the coding sequence ATGACCAATCGCCATGGCTATCGCGGCTACGTCACCAATCGCTCCTTTGGCGGCCTGCAAATGCCGGTGCCCGTCCAGGCCCTCGTCATGCGCGACTACTGCCAGCGCAACGGCCTGACCTACAAGCTGCACATCAACGAAAACATCTTCCCGCACTCCTACATCGTGCTGGAAGGCCTGCCGGACGAACTCAACATCTATGAGGGCATTCTGGCGACATCGATGTTCATGATGCCCGCCCGCGCCGAGCGTCGTCGCCGCATTTATGAGCGCATCCTGGAAGCGGAAGGCTCCCTGCACTTTGTACTGGAGGATCTGGTCATCAGAACCGAGGCAGATATTGAGCCGGTTGAAGAAATCCTGATGGTGACCCAGTTGCTCGGGGAATCCCCATCACCTGACCAGGCTGGTGCTGCCGCTTGA
- a CDS encoding NAD(P)-dependent oxidoreductase, producing MRVAVTGAGGFAGSHIARHLKSAGMDVTAVIRSVHPDTLASLPHVDVQQADLTSGISFSAPINALVHCAAEIPARCPDPNQLYAANVDATRNVLSAALDAGATHIIFCSSMSAFGTITADLVTPQTPVSDPDSYGRSKLAGETMLDEMVAARPEIGSVSLRLPGIVGPGSHDNFLSAAAGRMLAGDQINARNPDAPFNNILPVASLARFVEHLITHTLLGHTRLTLAAQNPAPIRQILAEIQAGAGTHVPVAFGSGGHSFLVSSKDACKFGYQPPDACQAARQFGQDCRDFKDL from the coding sequence TTGAGGGTCGCAGTCACCGGCGCGGGCGGCTTCGCCGGCAGCCATATAGCCAGGCATCTGAAGTCAGCAGGCATGGATGTAACTGCGGTCATCCGCAGTGTGCATCCCGATACGCTGGCTTCGCTGCCCCATGTCGATGTGCAGCAGGCAGACCTGACATCCGGAATCAGTTTCTCAGCACCCATCAATGCCCTCGTGCATTGCGCCGCTGAGATACCCGCCCGCTGCCCGGACCCCAATCAGCTATATGCCGCAAACGTCGATGCTACCCGCAACGTGCTTTCAGCGGCACTTGATGCGGGTGCGACACACATCATCTTTTGCTCATCCATGTCTGCCTTCGGCACCATCACCGCAGACCTGGTCACCCCCCAGACCCCCGTCTCAGATCCCGACAGCTACGGCCGCTCCAAGCTCGCCGGTGAAACAATGCTTGATGAGATGGTGGCCGCAAGGCCCGAGATTGGATCTGTGTCCCTGAGGTTGCCAGGCATCGTTGGCCCCGGATCTCATGACAATTTCCTGTCAGCTGCTGCGGGCCGCATGCTCGCTGGCGACCAGATTAACGCCCGAAATCCCGATGCGCCCTTCAACAACATCCTGCCGGTCGCAAGCCTCGCGAGATTTGTGGAACATCTGATCACACACACCCTGCTAGGCCACACAAGGTTAACGCTCGCGGCCCAGAACCCCGCCCCCATTCGCCAAATTTTGGCGGAAATACAGGCCGGAGCAGGTACACACGTGCCTGTGGCGTTCGGCTCAGGTGGCCACTCTTTTCTGGTGTCGTCCAAAGACGCCTGCAAATTTGGCTATCAACCGCCCGATGCCTGTCAGGCTGCTCGTCAATTCGGGCAGGATTGCAGGGATTTCAAAGACTTATAA
- a CDS encoding SxtJ family membrane protein, producing MASKNNSHEDYSREDDVQVGSERSFGFVFAAVFGIIAVIKVVFGAGMTNWTIFWFSGSGVFLAVALIIPRILRPLNVVWFKFGLLLNSIVSPIVMGLLFFVTVTPIGLLMRLFGKRPLNLKFEPEAESYWIHRTPPGPEAGSFKNQF from the coding sequence GTGGCTTCCAAGAACAACTCTCACGAGGATTATTCCCGTGAGGATGACGTACAGGTCGGCTCAGAACGCAGCTTCGGCTTTGTGTTTGCAGCCGTGTTCGGCATCATTGCCGTTATCAAGGTGGTTTTCGGCGCCGGAATGACCAATTGGACCATTTTCTGGTTCAGCGGCTCCGGTGTATTTCTCGCAGTCGCCCTTATCATTCCACGAATTCTGCGCCCCTTGAACGTCGTCTGGTTCAAGTTTGGCCTGCTGCTGAATTCGATTGTCAGCCCAATCGTCATGGGGCTCCTGTTCTTCGTAACAGTGACGCCCATCGGTTTGCTGATGCGCCTGTTCGGCAAGCGCCCCTTGAACCTGAAATTCGAGCCAGAAGCCGAGAGCTACTGGATTCACCGTACACCGCCAGGCCCTGAGGCCGGCTCCTTCAAAAACCAGTTCTGA
- a CDS encoding DUF5989 family protein: protein MSFLREIWAFLMARRKFWLIPIFVMMVIFGGLVVLSKGSAVAPFIYTIF, encoded by the coding sequence ATGTCGTTTCTGCGTGAAATCTGGGCGTTCCTGATGGCCCGGCGTAAGTTCTGGCTGATCCCGATCTTCGTCATGATGGTGATTTTCGGTGGTCTTGTGGTGCTGTCGAAGGGCTCCGCCGTGGCGCCGTTCATCTACACCATTTTCTAG
- a CDS encoding carbamoyltransferase, translated as MKILGLSAFYHDSAAALLVDDRIVAAAQEERFTRKKHDSAFPTHSINYCLEEAGLTIDDIDHVAFYDKPFLKFERLLETYVAFAPRGFRSFRMAIPVWLREKLFQKDLLGTELKEMANNGFDPAEQLLFSEHHLSHAASAFYPSPFEEAIVLTMDGVGEWATTSVAHGKGNKLEVLREIHFPHSIGLLYSAATYYTGFKVNSGEYKVMGLAPYGEPRFKDLMMEHLIDVKEDGSFRLDQSYFDYCTGLTMTNDKFAKLFGEPVRDADEPLTQFHMDIAASVQAVTEEIVLRLARSLRKEFGIPNLCLAGGVALNCVANGKVVLADIFDRVWIQPAAGDAGGAVGAALATRYLNFGEERTVPNGLDAMAGSYLGPEYSQEEIEKQLTEAGGVFTTLSDDDLYDQTAKALADEKAIGWMQGRMEFGPRALGNRSIIGDPRSPAMQKTLNLRVKYRESFRPFAPSVLREDVGDWFELDDDSPYMLLVAGVKESRRKAMTAEEENLFGIEKLNVPRSDLPAITHVDYSARIQTVHKESNPRYHALISEFKKQTGCPVVVNTSFNVRGEPIVNTPHDAFRCFMGSDIEVLVIGNAFLRKEDQDPALALDYKNAFELD; from the coding sequence ATGAAGATTCTGGGCCTTTCCGCCTTCTATCACGACTCCGCCGCCGCCTTGCTGGTGGACGACCGCATCGTTGCGGCCGCCCAGGAAGAACGCTTTACGCGCAAGAAGCATGACTCGGCCTTTCCGACGCACTCGATCAATTACTGCCTTGAAGAGGCAGGCCTGACGATCGACGACATTGACCATGTGGCCTTTTACGATAAGCCGTTCCTGAAGTTTGAACGGCTGCTGGAAACATACGTGGCCTTTGCGCCGCGCGGCTTCCGCTCATTCCGCATGGCAATCCCGGTCTGGCTACGTGAGAAGCTCTTCCAAAAGGACCTTCTGGGCACTGAGCTCAAGGAAATGGCCAATAACGGCTTCGATCCGGCTGAACAGCTGCTGTTCTCCGAACACCATCTCAGCCACGCGGCCAGCGCGTTCTACCCTTCCCCCTTTGAGGAAGCGATCGTCCTGACGATGGATGGTGTAGGCGAGTGGGCAACCACTTCCGTGGCGCACGGCAAAGGCAACAAGCTTGAAGTCTTGCGGGAAATCCACTTCCCCCATTCCATCGGCCTGCTCTATTCAGCTGCGACCTACTACACGGGCTTCAAGGTCAACTCTGGCGAATACAAGGTCATGGGCCTGGCGCCTTACGGTGAGCCGCGCTTCAAAGACCTGATGATGGAGCACCTGATCGACGTGAAGGAAGATGGTTCCTTCCGCCTTGACCAATCCTATTTCGACTATTGCACCGGCCTCACGATGACCAATGACAAGTTTGCCAAACTGTTTGGCGAACCCGTCCGTGACGCTGATGAGCCTTTGACCCAGTTCCACATGGACATTGCCGCCTCTGTGCAGGCTGTGACCGAGGAGATTGTTCTGCGTCTGGCACGCAGTCTGCGCAAGGAATTTGGCATTCCAAATCTTTGCCTGGCCGGCGGCGTGGCTCTCAACTGCGTGGCAAACGGCAAGGTCGTCCTTGCAGACATATTTGACCGTGTATGGATTCAGCCTGCAGCCGGCGATGCTGGCGGCGCCGTTGGTGCTGCACTGGCAACCCGCTACCTGAACTTCGGCGAAGAACGCACAGTGCCAAATGGCCTTGATGCCATGGCTGGCTCATACCTTGGTCCGGAATACTCTCAGGAAGAAATCGAAAAGCAGCTGACCGAAGCTGGTGGCGTGTTCACCACGCTGTCTGACGACGACCTGTATGATCAAACGGCAAAGGCCCTCGCAGACGAAAAAGCCATCGGCTGGATGCAGGGCCGCATGGAATTTGGTCCTCGCGCCCTGGGCAACCGCTCTATCATTGGCGATCCACGCAGCCCGGCGATGCAGAAGACGCTGAACCTACGCGTGAAATACCGCGAGTCCTTCCGCCCCTTCGCTCCATCGGTTCTGCGCGAAGACGTTGGTGATTGGTTCGAGCTTGATGACGATTCGCCCTACATGCTGCTGGTTGCGGGCGTCAAAGAGTCTCGTCGCAAGGCAATGACTGCAGAAGAAGAGAACCTCTTCGGCATCGAAAAGCTCAATGTGCCGCGATCAGACCTACCGGCCATTACCCATGTGGACTACTCTGCGCGTATCCAGACCGTCCACAAGGAAAGCAATCCGCGCTACCACGCGTTGATTTCCGAGTTCAAGAAACAGACGGGTTGCCCGGTTGTGGTCAACACCAGCTTCAATGTGCGCGGTGAGCCTATCGTCAACACCCCACATGACGCCTTCCGTTGCTTCATGGGGTCAGACATTGAAGTTCTGGTCATTGGCAACGCCTTCCTGCGCAAGGAAGATCAGGACCCTGCCCTGGCACTGGACTACAAGAACGCCTTCGAACTCGACTAG
- a CDS encoding ABC transporter permease → MTNASQVVGQDNRSPLRKAVDDIADGLREWRVWHLLGLNEIKHRYRRSTIGPFWLTLSMGVQAAVMGILFAYLFQSPIDRFLPFLTMSLVLWGFLNATIMDGSSTFISSASFILQSRRPLSIYVFQNLWKNIIIFFHLIVIFFIVAAIYGMYPGWHYLVGLLGLLLFWVNLAWASFAAAILAARFRDVQMIIQNAFTVLFWATPILYAPEQLGGGRATQIVQLNPLYHVIEVVRAPMLENMPSAMNWYVAGGTAIAGCIFTLFLYARTRARIPYWI, encoded by the coding sequence ATGACTAATGCCAGCCAAGTGGTCGGTCAGGATAATAGAAGCCCCTTGCGTAAAGCGGTGGACGACATCGCAGACGGATTGCGCGAATGGCGCGTCTGGCACTTGCTGGGCCTGAACGAAATCAAGCACCGCTATCGGCGGTCAACAATCGGACCATTCTGGTTGACGCTTTCAATGGGGGTCCAGGCGGCCGTCATGGGCATTCTGTTCGCCTACCTTTTCCAGTCTCCGATTGACCGCTTTCTGCCTTTCCTCACCATGAGCCTGGTGCTCTGGGGCTTTCTGAATGCCACCATCATGGATGGGTCAAGCACATTCATATCTTCTGCCAGTTTCATCCTGCAGTCGCGGCGACCACTGAGCATCTATGTATTTCAGAACCTGTGGAAGAACATCATCATCTTCTTCCATCTGATCGTGATCTTCTTCATCGTGGCCGCGATCTACGGCATGTATCCGGGATGGCATTATCTCGTCGGCCTACTGGGACTATTGCTGTTCTGGGTCAACCTGGCCTGGGCCTCGTTTGCAGCAGCAATCCTCGCAGCGCGTTTTCGCGATGTTCAGATGATCATCCAGAATGCGTTTACCGTTCTATTTTGGGCGACTCCAATCCTTTATGCGCCCGAACAGCTCGGCGGCGGCCGCGCGACCCAGATAGTACAGTTGAACCCGCTCTATCACGTGATTGAAGTAGTGCGAGCACCAATGTTGGAGAACATGCCCAGCGCAATGAACTGGTACGTCGCCGGTGGCACCGCGATTGCCGGATGCATCTTCACGCTCTTCTTGTATGCACGTACCCGTGCACGCATCCCTTATTGGATTTGA
- a CDS encoding ABC transporter ATP-binding protein, giving the protein MERVIADMVNVEYPVFDASSQSLRHMLFLNHIPRSSGSVHVGGTLERTKHRSFVRALKDVSFTIKDGERVGLIGHNGSGKTTLLRTLAGIYEPATGTMATKGRVMPLFNLTEGMSPDATGRELIMIRAVLLGLSEAETEEITPEVMEFAQLGDYIDLPVRTYSTGMLVRLAFAITTAITSEILLFDELIGAGDATFVDKAQARLQKFVEKSSVMVVATHSADIMKKWCNRAMVFEHGTMMYDGPVNNALAEYEKMVHAAK; this is encoded by the coding sequence ATGGAACGCGTGATCGCCGACATGGTCAATGTCGAGTACCCGGTATTCGACGCCAGCTCGCAGTCCTTGCGACATATGCTCTTTCTCAACCACATTCCGCGGTCTAGCGGCTCTGTGCATGTTGGCGGCACCCTTGAGCGGACGAAACACCGAAGTTTCGTCCGGGCTCTGAAGGATGTGTCATTCACAATCAAGGATGGCGAACGTGTTGGTCTTATCGGCCATAACGGATCAGGCAAAACTACGCTGCTGAGAACGCTCGCAGGTATTTACGAGCCGGCTACAGGCACAATGGCGACCAAAGGCCGTGTGATGCCGCTTTTCAACCTCACCGAAGGCATGTCACCGGATGCAACGGGCCGCGAACTGATCATGATTCGCGCCGTACTGCTGGGACTGTCGGAAGCTGAAACAGAAGAGATCACGCCTGAAGTGATGGAGTTTGCCCAGCTGGGTGACTACATCGACCTGCCCGTCCGCACATATTCCACCGGCATGCTCGTGCGGCTGGCATTTGCCATCACCACAGCAATCACGTCGGAAATTCTTCTGTTTGATGAGCTGATTGGTGCCGGTGATGCTACATTTGTTGATAAGGCACAGGCCAGACTGCAAAAGTTCGTTGAAAAATCCAGCGTCATGGTCGTCGCAACGCACTCTGCCGACATTATGAAAAAGTGGTGCAACCGCGCGATGGTCTTTGAGCATGGCACCATGATGTATGATGGCCCGGTGAACAACGCCTTGGCTGAATACGAAAAGATGGTGCACGCCGCAAAATGA
- a CDS encoding NUDIX domain-containing protein, with protein MTKGEELAYLEPIGSLSPAPAAVALIVDEQGRYLVQLRDDIPTIFFPNHWGCFGGALEPGETHLEALHRELHEELELDSAPLGAEEFTRFTFDFGFAGGGIIDRAFFEVPIKAAQVADMVLGEGSELRLWEGPKLLKQPVVPYDRFAIWMHCYRTQLALGQSPTP; from the coding sequence ATGACAAAAGGCGAAGAGTTGGCTTATCTGGAGCCTATCGGCTCTTTGTCTCCGGCTCCTGCGGCGGTAGCGCTGATCGTCGACGAGCAAGGTCGCTATCTCGTCCAGTTGCGTGACGACATTCCAACGATCTTCTTCCCCAATCACTGGGGCTGTTTCGGCGGGGCTCTCGAGCCGGGCGAAACCCACCTTGAGGCACTCCATCGCGAGCTTCACGAGGAGCTTGAACTGGATTCAGCGCCTTTGGGTGCTGAAGAATTCACCCGCTTCACCTTTGATTTTGGTTTTGCCGGCGGCGGTATCATCGACCGCGCTTTCTTCGAGGTGCCAATCAAAGCCGCCCAGGTAGCTGATATGGTCCTCGGCGAAGGCAGCGAGTTGCGCCTATGGGAAGGCCCAAAGCTATTGAAGCAGCCTGTCGTCCCCTATGACAGGTTTGCCATCTGGATGCACTGCTACAGAACACAGCTTGCCCTGGGGCAATCCCCCACGCCATAA
- a CDS encoding SDR family oxidoreductase, with product MSLTHLNATPTNPENTVILGAGFVGAATARHLKAAGANCTALSSKDLDLLADGAADKLAALLTPQTTLVIVSARAPVKNQQMLIENLQMLAPISEALTKVMPAHVVYVSSDAVYKDKDGPLDEASCAEPGSLHGVMHLAREVAIADAVGNTPFAVVRPSLLYGAGDPHNGYGPNRFRRLSNTGQTITLFGEGEERRDHIHIDDVGTLISRIIRQKSTGVLNITTGEVASFKEIAEKANALAGGKSSIEGSPRVGDMPHNGYRPFDASATYAAFPDFKYLSIDEGLAKAQTEADAEGN from the coding sequence ATGAGCCTTACGCATCTCAACGCCACCCCAACCAATCCGGAAAACACAGTCATTCTGGGTGCCGGTTTTGTGGGCGCAGCAACCGCCCGTCATCTTAAGGCTGCAGGTGCGAACTGCACCGCGCTCTCCAGCAAGGATCTCGACCTTCTCGCCGACGGCGCCGCAGACAAGCTGGCAGCGCTTTTGACACCCCAAACGACACTTGTGATCGTTTCCGCCCGCGCACCGGTCAAAAATCAGCAGATGCTGATCGAAAACCTGCAGATGTTGGCTCCCATCTCGGAGGCATTGACCAAGGTCATGCCCGCCCACGTGGTGTATGTGAGTTCCGATGCTGTCTACAAGGACAAGGACGGCCCCTTGGACGAGGCCTCCTGCGCTGAGCCAGGAAGCCTGCATGGTGTTATGCATCTGGCCCGTGAGGTCGCTATCGCAGACGCTGTAGGCAACACTCCCTTTGCAGTGGTACGTCCCAGCCTCCTTTATGGTGCAGGCGACCCTCACAACGGATATGGCCCAAATCGCTTCCGTCGATTGTCAAACACCGGCCAGACCATAACTCTATTCGGCGAAGGCGAAGAGCGCCGCGACCACATCCATATTGATGACGTCGGCACGCTGATTTCGCGGATCATCCGCCAAAAGAGCACTGGGGTATTGAACATCACGACCGGAGAAGTGGCATCATTCAAGGAAATCGCAGAAAAGGCCAATGCTCTTGCCGGCGGTAAATCCTCGATCGAGGGCTCACCCCGGGTAGGCGACATGCCCCACAACGGTTACCGCCCGTTTGACGCATCAGCCACTTACGCCGCTTTTCCTGACTTCAAATACCTTTCGATTGATGAAGGCCTGGCCAAGGCGCAGACTGAGGCAGACGCGGAAGGCAACTAG
- the rfbF gene encoding glucose-1-phosphate cytidylyltransferase: protein MKAVILAGGYGSRLSEETALRPKPMVEIGGRPILWHIMKIYERHGINEFIICLGYKGYVIKEYFANYFLHHADVTIDLASNGMEFHQANAEPWKITLVDTGVETMTGGRIRRISQHLDPDTPFCLTYGDGVGDIDISASIAFHKKQGVEATMTVVAPPGRFGATVLDGDRIAAFEEKPRGDGGRINAGFFVCEPSVVEHIVGDTTVWEQEPLHALAAKGSLAAWRHDGFWQPMDTLREKQILDGLIADGTAPWMPDNSSVSGAPKT, encoded by the coding sequence ATGAAAGCCGTAATTCTAGCAGGCGGATATGGCAGCCGACTGAGCGAAGAGACCGCCCTGCGGCCAAAGCCCATGGTGGAAATCGGCGGACGCCCGATCCTTTGGCACATCATGAAGATCTACGAACGCCATGGCATCAATGAGTTCATCATCTGCCTTGGTTACAAGGGTTACGTGATCAAGGAGTATTTTGCGAACTACTTCCTGCATCACGCCGACGTGACGATTGATCTCGCCTCCAACGGTATGGAGTTTCACCAGGCCAATGCCGAGCCGTGGAAAATCACACTTGTAGACACCGGCGTTGAGACAATGACCGGCGGCCGCATCCGACGCATTTCCCAACACCTTGATCCGGACACCCCCTTTTGCCTGACATACGGTGATGGCGTCGGTGATATCGACATTTCAGCATCCATTGCGTTTCACAAAAAGCAGGGCGTCGAAGCGACTATGACCGTGGTCGCACCACCCGGACGCTTCGGTGCAACAGTTCTGGATGGTGATCGCATCGCAGCTTTCGAGGAAAAGCCACGCGGAGATGGCGGCCGCATTAATGCGGGCTTCTTTGTGTGCGAACCAAGCGTCGTCGAGCATATTGTCGGTGACACAACTGTCTGGGAGCAGGAACCGCTGCACGCCCTTGCCGCCAAAGGCAGCCTTGCCGCGTGGCGTCACGACGGTTTTTGGCAACCAATGGATACCCTGCGTGAGAAACAAATTCTTGACGGCCTGATTGCTGACGGCACGGCACCGTGGATGCCGGATAACTCATCTGTGTCCGGAGCACCTAAAACGTGA
- the rfbG gene encoding CDP-glucose 4,6-dehydratase produces the protein MTVPSPSFWRGKRVLLTGHTGFKGSWLATWLLDMGAEVHGLALPPETQPNLHEILVLPYTSQTICDLRDAEAVSNAVKQINPQIVLHLAAQALVRRSYKDPVESIATNVLGTAHLLQSLRGCDTLDAILVVTSDKAYDNPAYAPGHTHPPFKEGDPLGGRDPYSASKGAQEIITRSFAQSFFKEANIPVVTARAGNVIGGGDWSNDRLMTDVIAASANGQPVILRNPHATRPWQHVLDPLAGYLTYVEYTCARTTDAPALNFGPDGAHTVAEVVDEFANCWPGSLGWARPESATPVSDKAEASVLALDPSLARQTINWQPRLSFANSIEWVATWHQAHLAGDDMATTTRDQITRFQDL, from the coding sequence GTGACCGTCCCGTCTCCCAGCTTTTGGCGAGGAAAACGGGTTCTGCTGACCGGCCACACAGGGTTCAAGGGGAGCTGGCTCGCAACCTGGCTTCTGGACATGGGTGCTGAAGTCCACGGCTTGGCGTTGCCTCCCGAAACTCAGCCCAATCTGCATGAAATCCTAGTGCTGCCATATACCTCACAAACCATCTGCGATCTTCGTGACGCAGAGGCAGTTTCAAATGCCGTCAAACAGATCAACCCGCAGATCGTCCTGCATCTCGCGGCACAGGCGTTAGTGCGCCGCAGCTATAAAGACCCTGTGGAAAGCATTGCTACCAATGTTCTGGGCACGGCCCATCTGCTTCAGAGCCTGCGCGGATGCGATACGCTGGACGCGATATTGGTCGTAACGAGCGACAAAGCCTACGACAATCCCGCATATGCGCCTGGACACACGCACCCTCCTTTCAAGGAAGGTGACCCGCTGGGCGGCCGCGATCCATACAGCGCCTCCAAGGGCGCTCAGGAGATCATTACACGGAGCTTTGCTCAGAGCTTCTTCAAAGAGGCAAATATACCGGTCGTCACAGCCAGAGCTGGAAACGTAATCGGCGGCGGCGATTGGTCGAATGATCGCCTGATGACAGATGTCATCGCAGCCTCCGCGAACGGCCAGCCGGTCATCTTGCGAAATCCACATGCCACCCGCCCATGGCAACACGTGCTGGATCCCCTTGCCGGATACCTGACCTACGTTGAATACACCTGTGCTCGCACCACAGATGCACCTGCTTTAAATTTTGGGCCGGATGGAGCTCATACGGTGGCCGAAGTCGTGGATGAATTTGCCAATTGCTGGCCGGGCAGCTTGGGATGGGCCCGTCCGGAATCTGCCACACCAGTTTCCGACAAAGCTGAGGCATCCGTGCTTGCCCTTGACCCCAGCCTCGCCAGGCAGACAATCAACTGGCAGCCGAGACTCTCATTTGCAAATTCTATTGAGTGGGTAGCAACCTGGCATCAGGCACATTTGGCCGGAGATGATATGGCTACGACTACCCGTGATCAGATCACCCGATTTCAGGACCTGTAA